TGATATGATGGAGGCGTTGGAACTGTTGCAGAATATGGAGTAATCCCTTAATTTTGGCAATATTTAATATAACTAATGACCATGGATCAAAACACTATTATCGAATTTGCTTTCAATGAAAAATCAGAAATAGAAAATCAGAACTTTTATTTTAAATATGTCTGGAAAAAAAGATTTAAAAGCTGGTTAAAAATTACGATCTGTGCCATTATATTTTTATTCTTAGGGTTTTATCAGATAGAAAATTTTGACACAAGTTTTCTCTACTATTATTTTAAATATGGCGGAATTTTTCTTGCTGGACTTTCCATTGTTTGGATTATCAATTACTTTAATTCTAAAAAAAAATTCAAAAAGGAAAATAGTAAAACAATTGAAAAATTTAAATTTAAAGATGACCCGCATTTTATAATCCTTAATGAAATAGAAATAGAATTTAAAAACCCGGCGACAACTATAAAATCTATCTGGGAAAATACTTCATATATCTTATCTGGTGATTATATTCTTATTACTCCTTTAAATAATCTATGCTTTATTGTACATAAGTCTGAAATCAGTCAGGAAAAATTTAAAACTATATTAGAATACCTTAAGAAAAATTCTAAGATAACAAAATGACTAAGGCAGTTTCGCCACCAGACGCTCCGGCAATACTTTCAAAATTAAATAAATCAATTTCCATTTAAAATTCGGAACAATGGTGAAAGAATTTCCTGCTTCAACAATATGTTTTGCCACATAGTCCGGTTCCATAATAAGGGATTCATTAAGTTGGAGCCCTTCATTGATTTTGGTACGGATATATCCGATCACCAAGGCATTGACTTTGATATTCCGTAAAGCCAGTTCCTGCCTCAATCCGGCCAGGTATTGCGTAAAAGCCGCTTTTGTGCTTCCATAGACAAAATTGCTTTTTCTTCCTCTGACTCCCGAAAGTGAAGACAGCCCGATAATCCTTTCTAACTTTTTATTGCTTTCATCCATGGCAATGATATTCAGGATGGAAACAGCGCCCATATAATTCACCATCATCATCTGCTGAGTTCCCCTGAAATCCCGCAGTGCTTTTTCATTATCCACCAGAAAACCGGCCGCATATACAACAATATCAGGCTTAACGGCAAGGCTGTCGTAAAATTTCTTGTGTGAATCGAAATCGATTGCATCAAAATATAAAACCGTTACTTGTAATGCCAAATTATTTATCCGTATAAATTCATCCAATGATTTCGTATCTCTGGAAGCCGCGGTTACGGTAAATCCTTTTGCCGCATACTGTCTGATGCATTGCTTGGCCACATCTGAATTGGCACCGAGAATAAGGACGTTTTTTGGGGAATCAGTTTTCATCCGGCAAAGATAATTCAAACCTTAAAATTTCAGGAATAATTGTGGATGAATATGAAGTTATTAAACTTTGACGGAATAATTTTATTGCAGGCTTCTGATCTGCATTTCAAATTATATTTAGGGAAAAGTATAAATGCATTGCCTATGAAACCATTCGGTTTGTATAAAAAAGAATAATGAGGTAAGCGGGATATAAAAAGTTTCGGCGGGGCGGGCTTTGCCCGCCCCGCCGAAACGGATATTTTAAACCGGAAAATTAGTTTTTCTCAGTTTCGATCTCTTTTTTGTCTGCAGCTTTCTCTGCACTTTTTGCTTTATCCCCGAAGCGTGTTTCCGTAAACTCCCTTGAAACAGCCGCTTTTTCAAATTTCAGCTTTCCCGATAGGGTTTCAATAACAAAACCGTCATCCTGAACCTGGGCAATCCTCCCGTGAAGACCGGAAGTAAGCACTACCCTGGTCCCTACTTTTAAGGTTTCCTGGAAGTTTTTTTCCTGCTTCTGCTTTCTCATCTGAGGCCTGATCATCAGGAAATAAAATCCTACGAACATCACTCCCATCATGATCAGCATCATGGATGAATTTCCTCCCTGCGCGGGAACCTGTAAAAAAACGGATAATGTACTCATGTTTTTAAGGTTGGATATTCGCAGTGAATGTTAACTTGATCGGAGCTTTTTCTACGTTGGCAAATACATCGGCAGATTTATTAACGTTTCCGTCAAAGCTCGATGAATCGAAATGCAGGGTAATTTTTCCTTTTTTACCAGGCATGATAGGCTCTTTCGTAAAGTCGGGCACTGTACATCCGCAAGCCGGTTTTACTTCGGAAATTACCAAAGGATTGGTACCGGTATTGGTCACTTCATATACATGCTCTACTTTATTTCCTTTTTTAATGTTTCCGAAATCAAAGTTATTTTCAGAAAGGGCAATCGTTGTGAGTGGCTGATTAGAGGCCGGAGCAGCAGTAGCAGTACCTCCTGAAACCGGAGTTACAGCAGAAGAATCACCGGGAACTGCAGCAGATGTATTCATGGCTGTAGAATCTGCAGCAACGGTTTCCGTACCTGCCGTTTCTTTGTTTTCTTTTTTGCATGAAACTAAACCCAGGCCTATAACAGACAAGGCAATAATTGATAACGTCTTTTTCATATAATTAATTTATATTCTATTTTGATCTTTACAATATTTATCTAAAATCCCGTTAACGAAGATATTTGAACGGTCCGTTGCAAATACTTTGGCAATTTCGATGTATTCATTGATAATAACTCTTGAAGGCGTAAAAGGAAAATTGTCCAGCTCTGTAATGGCTGTTGACAGAATAACCTTATCCATGATGGAAACTCTTTCAAGATCCCAGTTTTCCAGTCTTTCCTTCAGTTTCTTTTCATTGTTTTCCCAGCTGTCCAGTGTATTCCTCAACAATTTCAGGGCGAAAGTCTTATCTTCATCGTCCTTGATCATCTTAATCAAGGTCCTGCTTTCTTCATTTTCCTTCAGGAAACCTATGGTTTTCTGAACCATTGAATTGGCAATGTGGATATCATCATACCAGGAAATTTCCTTATCCCCGAGATAATCATGGAAATCGTCATTCTCAGCAATATACCTTAAAAACAATTTTCCGATGAATTTCTGGTCTTCTTCAAAAGAATACCCCTCTTCTTTCATAAAATCCTGATACCTTTTTCCTCCGGTCATTCGCTGAAAAGTCTTTACCAGAAGATCATCATGAAGATCCCACTTCAGTTCCTTGTGCTGACCTGTAAAAAACAGCCGTTCAGGATTTTCTTCAAGCTTCTTTAAAACCTGATTGTTGATGAATTTCTGGTTAGGATTAGTATTGGCATCAGACTTGATATATTTGTTTTTACCGATTTCAATCTGATGTTCCGCCAATTCTTTAAGCGCAACCAAAAAGTTAAGTTCATAGATGTAAAGATGATAGATTTTCTCTATCCCACTGAACATATTTTTCTCTAATACATCAAACTTTATAGGGTTTTGGTAATATGAGTACACAGCCTGTACTGCTTTTTCACGGATTTGTCGTCTTCCTAACATTCAAAGAGCTTTTTATGGCCGCAAAGATACAAAATTTTAAATTGATGAAATTCTTGGGCTGAAGACATTTTTCGTAATTTTGCAAAACTTTATGAAAGCGCTTAAAACTCTGAACCCTTATTTCTGGAAGCACAAAATATTATTATTTTGGGGGGTATTATTTATCATTACCAGCAATTTTTTCAACATCTATAAAATCCAGTTCGTAGGAAAATCTGTGGATGTATTAAAAAATTCTGCCGAAAATGGAAATCTTGGATTCAATCGCCAGGTTTTAATCTATGTAGCCATCATTGTCGGATGCTCACTGCTGACCGGCTTCTTCACCTTCATGATGCGGCAGACCATCATCGTAGCCTCAAGACGGATTGAGTATGAATTAAAGAATAAGATCTACCGCCATTATCAGGATTTGTCTTTAACAGATTATAAGCAGACAACCATCGGGGATTTAATGAACCGTTTAAGTGAGGACGTTGTTGCTGTAAGGATGTATCTGGGGCCAGGTGTCATGTATGTAGCCAACTTAATCGTCCTTGTAATTATTACAGCCATCTATATGCTGAAGACCGATGTTTCAATGACACTCTGGACATTGCTGCCGCTTCCCATTTTATCGTATGCCATTTATAAAGTAAGTTCTGTAATTAACAGGAAGTCGAAAATTATGCAGAAAAGCCAGTCTGCCATTTCAACCTTTGTCCAGGACAGCTTTTCAGGGATCAGGGTGGTTAAGTTTTTTGCCCGCGAAAAATACATTGAAAAAAATTATGGCGTAAAAGTGACCGATTATCAGGATAAAGCTTTGGATCTGGCAAAAACGGAAGCGTATTTCTTCACCATTATCTTATTTGTCATCGGATTGCTGAACGTAGCCATCATATGGATCGGCGGCCAGAAATATATTGCCGGAGAATTGAGCATCGGTAAGATTGCAGATTTCTTTATGTATATCAATACCCTGATTTTCCCCTTTTCAATGGTTGGCTGGGTAACTTCCGTTAACCAGAGAGCAGAGGCATCCATGCAGCGAATCAATGAATTCATGGATAAGAAATCCGACATCGTCAACACAAACTTTGAAAATTACCCGATTAAGGGCAATATTGAATTCAGAAATGTATCCTATGTTTATCCCAATACAGGAATCAAAGCCTTGGATAATATCAGTTTTACCGTAAAAGCAGGTCAATCATTGGCCATAATGGGGAAAACAGGAAGCGGGAAATCTACCATTGCCCTTTTGCTGTGCAGACTGATTGACCCTACGGAAGGGGAAATTCTAATCGATGGCAAGAACCTGAAAGAACATAATCTTGAAAACTACAGGAGCTTTATCGGATATATCCCGCAGGAAAGTTATCTCTTCTCGGATTCTATTGAAAATAATATCGGTTTTGCGGTTGACCATCCTACCCATGAACAAGTGGTGGAATATGCAAAAATTGCGGATGTAGACAAAAATATTACGGGCTTCAAAGAACAGTACAAAACCATGGTGGGTGAACGCGGGGTAATGCTTTCCGGGGGCCAGAAACAGAGGATCTGTATTGCCAGAGCCCTGATCAAAGACCCTAATATTATCATTTTTGATGATTCTCTTTCTGCTCTGGACACGGAAACAGAACAGAACATCCTTGAAAACATTGAAAGGAAAATCATTAATGCAACTTCCATAATCATCACACACAGAGAATCCAGCGCCCAGAAAGCCGATAAAATTATAAACCTTACGGAAATTAACAATTCCCTAACCACTTAGCAGTTTCATTCACAAATGTTAAATAAATCATAAAAATAATTTTGTGATTAAAAGAAAACTTTTATATTTGTTCTTAACAAGATTAAAAATTATCTAACAATGAGTGAATACAAGGAACGCCATGAAAATGAAATTTTCACCAAGGTGTTAAAAGCAGGGAGAAGAACTTATTTCTTTGATGTGCGCGAGACGAAAGCAGGGGATTATTATCTTACCATTACCGAGAGTAAAAAGAATTTCGGGGAGAATGGAGAAGCCACATTTGAGAAGCACAAAATTTATCTTTACAAAGAAGATTTCAAAAGTTTCCAGGAAATGTTTAATGAAGCTACAGATTTCATCATTAATGAAAAGGGAGAGGACGTAATCTCAGAAAAGCATGACAAAGACTTCAAAAGCAGATCATACACAATTGATTCTGACGACGAGGTTTAAAATATTAAAAAAACACAAGCATCTGGAAAAAGATGCTTTTTTTATGTCCGGACCGGACTATTCAACAGGTAAATGAATACTGATATTTAGCACCATTAAGTTTTTTTCAGCTATGATTTTTGTTTGGATGAAAATAAAAAAGCATACTTTTAAAAAGTATGCTTTTAGGGTGAATGAGGGGTCTCGAACCCCCGACCTTCGGAACCACAATCCGACGCTCTAACCAACTGAGCTACAATCACCGTTTTGTGAGTGCAAATATAGGAAATGTTTTTTAATTACCAAACAATTCCGTCAAAATTTTTCATCGCAATCAGCTTCTCAGACGTAAAACCTTCAGCATAAGTCACTCCCGATAAACGTCCCAGATCCTGGGCCCGGTAGGTCAGGCTTTCAAAAAAGTCCTTTGAAGTAATCGGTGTTTCGGGTTCTTTCGAAGAAGGGTCATAAAACTGGGTTTTATATGCCATACACGCTTCGATTTTCTGGCTGAGATGCTCTGAAATATCAATCACAAACTCGGGTTTGATATTTTTCCACTGGATATAATTAAAAATCAGTTTCGGTCTCCAAACCTCCTGGTTTTCTCCATCCATAACCGTTTCTATCTTCCTCAATCCGGCTAAAAAGCACGCATCCGAGACTAATTTTGCTGCTTTTGCATGATCCGGATGCCTGTCATCAATAGCATTGGCTAAAACGATTTCCGGGCGGTATTTGCGGACCATTTTCACAATTTTCATCTGGTATTCTTCAGAATTCACCAAAAATCCGTCCTTCATCCCAAGATTTTCCCTGGCTGAAACACCGAGAATTTTTGTGGACTCTGCCGCTTCCTCTTTTCTGGTCTCATCAGTTCCGCGGGTTCCGAGTTCTCCTTTGGTAAGATCAATAATAACACAAATTTTTCCTTCTGAAACCATTTTGGCAATTGTGCCGCCACAACCAAGTTCCACATCATCCGGATGGGCACCGAATGCAAGTATATCTGTTTTCATCTGTTTTTTATATTTTTAATTGGTCAGATGGAACGTCCAGACTAGTTAATTTTCTTTTATTTAAGATTCTTTAATGTCTGGGTTTCCTATTTTCAAAGATAAGGTTTAAACAAAAACTTCCCAAACTTAATGTTTGGGAAGTCAGTATTATAATAAGACTAAAATTATTTATTAATTTCTGCGTTCAGTTTTACGGCATCCTGGTAAGTAGGATCCAGCTGTACTGATTTTCCTACATATTCCTTTGCTTTAGCAGCATCAGAATCCTTAGACAGATAAGCTACTGCAAAATAAGCGTAAGCCAATGTCTGCTTATTGGCCTCAACTTCTGCAGGTTTTACCGTGCTGATGTATTTTTCATAAGCCATTTTCGCTGCATCATTATTCGCTGCCTGCTGATAGGAATAGCCTAAGCTGTAATATCCGGGAGCCCAGTCAGGAAGGAGCGCATTCATTTTTTGCCATGTCATAATTGCCCCGTTCCAGTTTTTTGCATCCTGATAAGCAGTTGCCAACTTGAATAATGAATCTGAATCCTGGGCAT
The sequence above is a segment of the Chryseobacterium sp. JJR-5R genome. Coding sequences within it:
- the yajC gene encoding preprotein translocase subunit YajC; translation: MSTLSVFLQVPAQGGNSSMMLIMMGVMFVGFYFLMIRPQMRKQKQEKNFQETLKVGTRVVLTSGLHGRIAQVQDDGFVIETLSGKLKFEKAAVSREFTETRFGDKAKSAEKAADKKEIETEKN
- a CDS encoding ABC transporter ATP-binding protein, with amino-acid sequence MKALKTLNPYFWKHKILLFWGVLFIITSNFFNIYKIQFVGKSVDVLKNSAENGNLGFNRQVLIYVAIIVGCSLLTGFFTFMMRQTIIVASRRIEYELKNKIYRHYQDLSLTDYKQTTIGDLMNRLSEDVVAVRMYLGPGVMYVANLIVLVIITAIYMLKTDVSMTLWTLLPLPILSYAIYKVSSVINRKSKIMQKSQSAISTFVQDSFSGIRVVKFFAREKYIEKNYGVKVTDYQDKALDLAKTEAYFFTIILFVIGLLNVAIIWIGGQKYIAGELSIGKIADFFMYINTLIFPFSMVGWVTSVNQRAEASMQRINEFMDKKSDIVNTNFENYPIKGNIEFRNVSYVYPNTGIKALDNISFTVKAGQSLAIMGKTGSGKSTIALLLCRLIDPTEGEILIDGKNLKEHNLENYRSFIGYIPQESYLFSDSIENNIGFAVDHPTHEQVVEYAKIADVDKNITGFKEQYKTMVGERGVMLSGGQKQRICIARALIKDPNIIIFDDSLSALDTETEQNILENIERKIINATSIIITHRESSAQKADKIINLTEINNSLTT
- a CDS encoding DUF3276 family protein translates to MSEYKERHENEIFTKVLKAGRRTYFFDVRETKAGDYYLTITESKKNFGENGEATFEKHKIYLYKEDFKSFQEMFNEATDFIINEKGEDVISEKHDKDFKSRSYTIDSDDEV
- a CDS encoding DUF1573 domain-containing protein, whose product is MKKTLSIIALSVIGLGLVSCKKENKETAGTETVAADSTAMNTSAAVPGDSSAVTPVSGGTATAAPASNQPLTTIALSENNFDFGNIKKGNKVEHVYEVTNTGTNPLVISEVKPACGCTVPDFTKEPIMPGKKGKITLHFDSSSFDGNVNKSADVFANVEKAPIKLTFTANIQP
- a CDS encoding transcription antitermination protein NusB gives rise to the protein MLGRRQIREKAVQAVYSYYQNPIKFDVLEKNMFSGIEKIYHLYIYELNFLVALKELAEHQIEIGKNKYIKSDANTNPNQKFINNQVLKKLEENPERLFFTGQHKELKWDLHDDLLVKTFQRMTGGKRYQDFMKEEGYSFEEDQKFIGKLFLRYIAENDDFHDYLGDKEISWYDDIHIANSMVQKTIGFLKENEESRTLIKMIKDDEDKTFALKLLRNTLDSWENNEKKLKERLENWDLERVSIMDKVILSTAITELDNFPFTPSRVIINEYIEIAKVFATDRSNIFVNGILDKYCKDQNRI
- the bshB1 gene encoding bacillithiol biosynthesis deacetylase BshB1, yielding MKTDILAFGAHPDDVELGCGGTIAKMVSEGKICVIIDLTKGELGTRGTDETRKEEAAESTKILGVSARENLGMKDGFLVNSEEYQMKIVKMVRKYRPEIVLANAIDDRHPDHAKAAKLVSDACFLAGLRKIETVMDGENQEVWRPKLIFNYIQWKNIKPEFVIDISEHLSQKIEACMAYKTQFYDPSSKEPETPITSKDFFESLTYRAQDLGRLSGVTYAEGFTSEKLIAMKNFDGIVW
- a CDS encoding SDR family NAD(P)-dependent oxidoreductase, whose amino-acid sequence is MKTDSPKNVLILGANSDVAKQCIRQYAAKGFTVTAASRDTKSLDEFIRINNLALQVTVLYFDAIDFDSHKKFYDSLAVKPDIVVYAAGFLVDNEKALRDFRGTQQMMMVNYMGAVSILNIIAMDESNKKLERIIGLSSLSGVRGRKSNFVYGSTKAAFTQYLAGLRQELALRNIKVNALVIGYIRTKINEGLQLNESLIMEPDYVAKHIVEAGNSFTIVPNFKWKLIYLILKVLPERLVAKLP